Below is a window of Halomonas sp. Bachu 37 DNA.
CCGCTGTGGTGGACATTTCCCGCGCTCGTGCTCCTGGGCATTCTCAAGTCCCGATGGTTCAAGGGCCTGTTCGGTGAAGCACTCGTCAAACAGCTCAAGGCGCGCTTCGAGCCCAGCAACGACCGAACCTGCCCGAAGTGTGGAAGCGGCATGGGAATTCGTGCCTAAAAGCGCGGTGCCAACGCCGGCAACCGATTCTGGGGTGTTCGGGTTACCCCAATTGCCGGGAGGTGCAGGGTGTTGCGTAGGGGCGAGGGCGGCTGCTTTCGACCCCCTGGCGGACGCGGCGGAAATGGTGGCACGTTCACCCGTGTTATGCAGCCAGCACAATGATTGGTGTTATTAAGCCGAATAATTCTTAATATTAAATGGTTTCAATAGGTTAGCCGAAGGGTGACGCGCTAGATAACATGCTTGAACTTGCCGGCACATTTATCTTGTATCACAGCGTTCCACCTAATCACTGTTAGCACTACCAATAACGTAGCCCTCGGTGCATTATTAACAGGTTTGGATTTACCTATGGTGGTTAAAGAGTGAAGAAACCAACAGCGATTAGCTTATTTTGTGGTGCAGGTGGATGTTCTCTGGGCTTCAAACAAGCAGGTTACGAGATACTGTATGCGAATGACAAAGATTCCGCAGCTATCAAAACCTACAAACAAAACTTTCCCAACGCTGTTTGTAGCAATGAAGATATTAACAATCTTAATTTCGACCAAATATTGAAAGATATCGAGGTTGATCCTGGTGACCTTGATGTCCTTATTGGCGGTCCACCCTGTCAAGGGTTTTCGACTGCTGGGACTAGATTTTGGGATGATCCAAGAAATCATCTTTTGAAGAGTTATATCAAAGCTTTAGACGTTTTGCGCCCAAAATGGTTCATAATGGAAAATGTTGAAGGGTTGTTAACTTCAAACAATGGGAAGTATGTTTATGAGGCGGCTAAGGCGTTTATTGAGGTTGGTTATTTTATAAGAATAGAAAAAGTATATTCACAAGAGTATGGGATTCCTCAGAGAAGAAAAAGAGTTCTAGTTGTTGGCAACAGAATCGGCCATAACTATAAAATGCCGGAGGCAACAATAAAGGTTTCAGGCCAAATATTTAGAAATTCAGATATAACCATTTCCCATGCAATTGATACTCTGCCTAAAGCAGCTAATTCAAAAGATCAATTATTAAAACCTATTCTCGAACCTGCCCGAGATAAGTTTGATGTTTTGCTTAGAGGTAATGCAGTAGAAATAACAGACCACTACTGTCCTGTGATTAAAGGTATTCAGCTAGAAAGAATTTCCTCACTGAAGCCTGGCCAAACAATGAAGGACTTGCCTGATCATCTCCAGCATGAGTCATTCAGAAAACGGGCAAATCGACGGGTGGCGGATGGGACACCAACGGAAAAGCGCGGCGGTGCGCCTTCTGGATTGAAAAGATTAATAGGTAATGAGCCAAGTCTTACGATTACAGGCGCAGCTACAAGAGAATTAATCCATCCAGTTGAGGATAGGCCTTTGACGATTAGAGAGGCCGCTAGAATACAAACATTTCCAGATGAATTTGTATTTTGTGGAACTTCGTCTCAAAAAATGCAGCAAATCGGGAATGCTATTCCCCCTATGCTTGCCCGAATTTTTGCAGAACATATTCGAGACGATTATGGCTTCTCAGGGACACCCAACAATGAAGGTAAGCTTTTAGGGTACTTATTAACGAAGGCAGGGGCGATGAGTCCAGCGCTAAAAGCAACAGACATGTTGTTGCTGGATCTCATGACTAATCAAAGGCAGAAACAATACGTACTATTTGGATGATATATGACCAACTCAGCATTTCTCCGTAATCTGTATGCTAAATGCAAAATGCACGGCGCTGGTGAAGCGCAAGTAGTGATATCGGATGGAGAGCTGTATGCGCTTCTTTCCATCGCCATCGATGACTTGGCATGGTCGCACGCAGATTTTGGGGCGAGTCGGGTTTCTACGCCTAATCCGGACTATTATAAAATTCCTTTGAGCTGGTTTGATCAGCAAGCTGAAGAGAATATTACGGCGAGTGAAGTAGAAAGCGTTTTGAGATCTGCTTTTGAGAAAGATAATGACTTTGGACTATACATAGAGAATCTAACCGCGCTTCATCGGCGAAGAGTCAAATATAGAAGAATTTTAGCAGCACAACCCATGCCAAACATGGATCAGATTGGGCCCAGATCATTATTGGAGTACGGGTGCTGTGAATCCGCTTTGCTCGCCAACTGGATGGTCTGGCGAAAGTGGATATATGACGTTGATAATCGCTCGGCACAGGAAACGGGTTATTTATTTGAACCGCTTTTGGCTAGTTGTCTTGGTGGTGAACCTGTTGGATCGAGAAATTCACCGGTAAAGCGATTAGGTTTTGTACGAAAAGTTGGCTCGCAAGCAACGGTCGATGCACGCCACGCATACCATCGCCTTAAAGCTACTTGCCAGCTTTTCATAGCGTGTGGCGATGCGGCGTAATTCTTTAAGCCAGCCAAAGCAGCGTTCTATCGCATTCCGTTGCCGATATTTGGGTTTATCGAACCGTCTGGGTAGACCAGGCCGGGTTCTTCGGTGCATGTTGCGCTGAGCAATCATGGGTTTCATGCCGTGCCTGTCGCAGTAATGACGCAGCTCATCGCTGTCATATCCTTTATCAGCCACCATATAGCGACTACGTTTGCGAGGACGCCCTGAAGTGACCCCCTCCAAAGCTGCACAGGCTATAGTGCAGCTATCAGGAGGACGAGATGAGCAACGAACCCACCGTCAAACGCTGGACCGCCAAGCGTAAAGCCGCCGTGGTCATGGATATCTTCAAGGGCAAGACCACCGTCGCTGAGGTGGCTCGACAGCATGACCTCACCGTCTCCGAAGTCGAGGGCTGGATCGAAGAGGCCCAACGCAACATGGAGAACGGGTTCCGAGCCCGGCCCAAGGATATCCGTGAGCAGTACGAATCCGATCTGCGGGAAACCAAGGAGGCGCTGGGCGAGGCTCACCTGCAGATCTATGCATTAAAAAAGTGGCGCCGCCTGCTCGACGAGGACGACAACTCGTAGTGTCGTTGCAGGCGGAATTGGCCAACGAGGGCCATTCGGTATCGCTATCCAAGCTCTGTCGCTGGCTAGGCGTACCCAGGCGGAGCGTCTATTACCGGCCCAGGAGACGGCAGCGCTTGATCAATACAGAGCTGGAAGCGCGCGTAAAGCTGACCTTGGAACGCTTCCCCACGTATGGTTATCGACGATTGGCCTGTGTCCTGGGCGAGAATCGCAAACCCGTACAGCGCATCCTGCAGCTCAAGGGCTGGCAGGTGCGCAAGCGTCCCCAAGGTTTTCGGCCTCGTGCCAAGAGCTTGCCATCAGTGACCACGCAGCCTGATGAGCGCTGGGCCACTGACCTTACTCACGTCTGGTGCGGCAAGGATCGACGGGCCAGCCTGGCAGTCATTATTGACTGCTGCACGCGGGAGATCCTCGGTTGGCGATTATCGGACAATGGCAGCAGCAATACAGCGGAAGCCGCCCTGGAAGAGGCCCTGATCCAGCGACTCGGCGCTCTGGGACGAGTCCATCAGCCTCTGGCGCTACGCTCGGATAACGGGCTGGTTTTCAGCAGCCGGCACTACACGGCGACGGTGAAGGCGTATGGCCTGAGCCAGGAGTTCACGACGCCGTACACGCCAGAGCAGAATGGCCTCGTAGAACGCTTCTTCCGTTCATTGAAGGAAGAATGCATCTGGCTTCATCGCTTCGAGTCACTAGGCCAGGCAAGAGCCGTCATCGGTCGCTGGATCCGGTATTACAATGAAGAGCGGCCGCATCAGTCCTTGGGCTATGTGGCACCCAAAGCTCACCCGGCATTAGTCGCTTGAGGTGAGCAAAAACCAGGGGGTCATTACAGCCCGACGCTACCTGGTAGATGAACTCTCTCCAATGTCGGAACGAAGTGCCGAGAATCTGCCTCTTGACCAGGGGTCAGCGTGAACGCCAGTGGCCAGCCATGGCGATCACAAACCAAATGTATTTTGGTTGTTAAACCGCCTCGGCTGCGGCCAAGTGCATGGTCTAGCGGTTCTTTCGAGCCCCCTTTTTACCGCCTCCAGCGGCAGCGCGTGTGGCCCGCACGGAAGTGGCATCGATCATCCATGTGTCCAGGTCCATAAGCCCATCTTCACGTAACCTGAGCTGCAAGCGAGAAAGAACCGCTTCAAAGGTGCCATCATCACGCCACTTGCGGAACCGGTCATACACCGTCGACCAAGGACCATATCGCTCGGGTAAATCACGCCATTTGGCGCCAGAGCACAGCACCCAGAAGATACCATTGAGCATTTTTCGGTCATCCCGCCTGGGTCTGCCCATGGTTTGAGGGGGCGCCACGATATCTTCAATCTGTGCCCAGCCGTCATCAGAGATTTCGTAACGTCCGACCATTGCTTTCCCCTATGCTGCTTTTGCATAGGGAAATTAGCAGATAAGGCTTTTCGTACAAAACCTAGACTCGAATGGGCAACCAACTAACAAAGGTAGGCAAATTGATTGTCTGGTACCAGGCAATAATAGAACTTATGAGCTAAAGCTACGAGTTACCATTGCAGCTAGCGGGCAAGGCCGATTCGGAGAGGAGCTATCTTTTGCAGAAGAGAGCCAAGCTGCCGGTTTTACCCCTGTTCTTTTGGTGCTCGATCCAACACCCTCTACTCGGCTAACTGAATTATCAGAAAAATACATGTCATGTGGAGGTGCATTTTACCACGGCGAAGCTGCTTGGCAGCACATGGAAGAAGAAGCAGGAGAAGTTATTTCAGTTTTCATAGAAAACTACATACGACCTGCGATTCAAGGCATTGAAGAAGTTGAAATTTACTTTCCGAAGTCAATAAATTTGAGCTGGTCGGAGAATGAAATAAAGGTGTCCGATAACTCCGCTTCTTATGTTGTTCAGCGCGTTTAAGTGCTAAGGAAACGCTGCGTAAATCCCGCCGCTGCTGCCCAGGCAGCCAACGACGGGGTAGAATCTGGACTTTCCTATCACCGTCTGACAGAGCCATCCGATGAAGCAGATCTCGTTCGCCCAGGCTGAGCACCAGAACAAGAAGAAGGTTACCCGCCGCGAGCGGTTCCTGGCGCAAATGGATGCCCTGGTGCCGTGGCAACGGCTGATCGAGGCGCTGTCACCATCCTACTTCCCCAACGCGGCAGGTAAGCGGGGCCGACCGCCGATTGGCCTGGAGCGCATGCTGCGGATCTACTTCCTTCAACAATGGTATGCGCTTGCCGACGAGGCGCTGGAAGATGCGTTCTACGACAGCCAGGCCATGCGTGACTTCATCGGTATCGACTTGGCCATCGAGAGTGTGCCGGACGCGACCACACTGCTGCGTTTTCGTCACCTACTGGAAAAGCATGCCCTGACCCAGCGAATCTTCGAGGAGATCAACGTAAGCCTGGCCGAGCAGGGCCTATTTATGCGCGAAGGCACCATCGTCGACGCCACGATCGTGGCGGCCGCTCCCTCCACCAAGAACAAGGCCAGGCAGCGCGATCCGGAGATGAAGCAGACCAAGAAAGGGAATCAATGGTTTTTTGGCATGAAGGCCCGTATTGGCGTCGATGCGGTCACTGGCCTGACCCACAGTGTCGCTGCCACTTCCGCCAACGTCGCCGATGTCACCATGGCGAGTCACCTGGTCCGGGATGACGACAAACGGGTATACGGAGATGCTGGCTACACCGGCATGTGGAAACACTTGGATGAAGAGAAGGATGCTCCGGATTCCCGGTGCTGTGTCGCCGCCAAGCGCGGTGCCATCAAAAAGATGGAAGATAGCCCCATGAAAGCGCTGCTGCTGAAATTCGAGAAGACCAAGGCCAGCATCCGCGCCAAGGTTGAGCATCCCTTTCATGTCATCAAGAATCTCTTCGGCTACCGGAAGGTTCGCTACAAGGGGCTGGCCAAGAACCAGGCGCAGCTGTTCACTCTATTCGGTTTGGCCAACTTGGTGTTGGCGAAACGATGCGAGGGCCGCATAGACGGGGCCAGTGCGCCCTGAATCTGCCTTGGCAGCCGGATAATCGGCTACCAGGGAGAACAAACGGGCAAAACGGGCCAGAGCATGGCCGCTGATCCGTTGAATTGACCGCGCTGAGCACATCAGTTGCTCAGCGACGAATTGTTCAGCGGTTCCCTAACAATGCGCTGCACTCGGACAATTTTTCCGCTGCGCTCCAAAATTTCCGGTGAGCGCGGCGTTATGAAAAGCGTTCGTCTTGACGTACGTACATAAAGACGTACACTTGGTTAAAAGTTGAACACACAAAGGGTGCGTCATGACCGGAATCACAGCAACC
It encodes the following:
- a CDS encoding DNA cytosine methyltransferase, producing the protein MKKPTAISLFCGAGGCSLGFKQAGYEILYANDKDSAAIKTYKQNFPNAVCSNEDINNLNFDQILKDIEVDPGDLDVLIGGPPCQGFSTAGTRFWDDPRNHLLKSYIKALDVLRPKWFIMENVEGLLTSNNGKYVYEAAKAFIEVGYFIRIEKVYSQEYGIPQRRKRVLVVGNRIGHNYKMPEATIKVSGQIFRNSDITISHAIDTLPKAANSKDQLLKPILEPARDKFDVLLRGNAVEITDHYCPVIKGIQLERISSLKPGQTMKDLPDHLQHESFRKRANRRVADGTPTEKRGGAPSGLKRLIGNEPSLTITGAATRELIHPVEDRPLTIREAARIQTFPDEFVFCGTSSQKMQQIGNAIPPMLARIFAEHIRDDYGFSGTPNNEGKLLGYLLTKAGAMSPALKATDMLLLDLMTNQRQKQYVLFG
- a CDS encoding IS3 family transposase codes for the protein MSLQAELANEGHSVSLSKLCRWLGVPRRSVYYRPRRRQRLINTELEARVKLTLERFPTYGYRRLACVLGENRKPVQRILQLKGWQVRKRPQGFRPRAKSLPSVTTQPDERWATDLTHVWCGKDRRASLAVIIDCCTREILGWRLSDNGSSNTAEAALEEALIQRLGALGRVHQPLALRSDNGLVFSSRHYTATVKAYGLSQEFTTPYTPEQNGLVERFFRSLKEECIWLHRFESLGQARAVIGRWIRYYNEERPHQSLGYVAPKAHPALVA
- a CDS encoding DUF1153 domain-containing protein, whose protein sequence is MSNEPTVKRWTAKRKAAVVMDIFKGKTTVAEVARQHDLTVSEVEGWIEEAQRNMENGFRARPKDIREQYESDLRETKEALGEAHLQIYALKKWRRLLDEDDNS
- a CDS encoding IS5 family transposase, with protein sequence MKQISFAQAEHQNKKKVTRRERFLAQMDALVPWQRLIEALSPSYFPNAAGKRGRPPIGLERMLRIYFLQQWYALADEALEDAFYDSQAMRDFIGIDLAIESVPDATTLLRFRHLLEKHALTQRIFEEINVSLAEQGLFMREGTIVDATIVAAAPSTKNKARQRDPEMKQTKKGNQWFFGMKARIGVDAVTGLTHSVAATSANVADVTMASHLVRDDDKRVYGDAGYTGMWKHLDEEKDAPDSRCCVAAKRGAIKKMEDSPMKALLLKFEKTKASIRAKVEHPFHVIKNLFGYRKVRYKGLAKNQAQLFTLFGLANLVLAKRCEGRIDGASAP